One Kineococcus aurantiacus genomic window carries:
- a CDS encoding glycosyltransferase, whose amino-acid sequence MRVAIVTESFLPQVNGVTGSVLKVCEHLLSEGHRVLVVAPGPGPSRHELPGGASVPVVRVASAPLLGYAEQRLAVPGPRLAQALRGFRPDVVHLAAPAVLGAQAATLAQRTGVPAVAVYQTDLPGYARRYGWRGASEAVWRWLRRVHEMAARTLAPSRPVCAELVGRGFPDVSRWPRGVDVERFHPQFRDDALRARVAPRGELVVGYVGRLAREKELDLLKSVHALPGVRLVVAGDGPQRAHLQRVLPRAEFLGMVHGRELSHVFASLDVFVHTGRHETFCQTAQEALASGVPVVAPAAGGLLDIVDPGVNGTFFTPGDARGLADVVAGLSQDPGARRELAGRARASVAGRDWASVGRDLVENYRAVVPA is encoded by the coding sequence ACCTCCTGTCCGAGGGCCACCGGGTGCTCGTCGTGGCCCCCGGACCCGGCCCCTCCCGCCACGAACTGCCCGGCGGCGCGTCCGTGCCCGTCGTCCGCGTCGCCTCGGCCCCGCTCCTCGGCTACGCCGAGCAGCGCCTCGCCGTCCCCGGTCCCCGCCTCGCGCAGGCGCTGCGCGGTTTCCGGCCCGACGTCGTCCACCTGGCCGCCCCCGCCGTGCTCGGGGCCCAGGCCGCGACCCTCGCCCAGCGGACCGGTGTCCCGGCCGTGGCCGTCTACCAGACCGACCTGCCCGGCTACGCCCGGCGCTACGGCTGGCGCGGCGCCTCCGAGGCCGTCTGGCGCTGGCTGCGGCGCGTCCACGAGATGGCCGCCCGGACCCTGGCCCCCAGTCGGCCCGTGTGCGCCGAACTCGTCGGCCGGGGTTTCCCCGACGTCTCCCGCTGGCCCCGCGGGGTCGACGTCGAGCGGTTCCACCCGCAGTTCCGCGACGACGCCCTCCGGGCCCGGGTCGCCCCGCGCGGTGAACTCGTCGTGGGTTACGTGGGACGGCTGGCCAGGGAGAAGGAACTCGACCTGCTGAAGTCCGTCCACGCCCTGCCGGGCGTCCGCCTCGTCGTGGCCGGTGACGGGCCGCAACGCGCTCACCTGCAACGGGTCCTGCCCCGCGCGGAGTTCCTCGGCATGGTCCACGGCCGGGAACTGTCGCACGTCTTCGCCTCCCTCGACGTCTTCGTCCACACCGGGCGGCACGAGACGTTCTGCCAGACCGCGCAGGAGGCGCTGGCCAGCGGGGTCCCCGTCGTGGCCCCCGCCGCGGGGGGCCTGCTCGACATCGTCGACCCGGGCGTCAACGGCACGTTCTTCACCCCCGGTGACGCGCGCGGCCTGGCCGACGTCGTCGCGGGGCTGTCCCAGGACCCGGGGGCGCGGCGGGAACTGGCCGGGCGGGCGCGGGCGTCGGTCGCCGGGCGCGACTGGGCCTCGGTCGGGCGGGACCTGGTGGAGAACTACCGGGCGGTGGTGCCGGCCTGA
- a CDS encoding MerR family transcriptional regulator yields the protein MRIGELAERAGVSVRSLRYYEQQGLVPAGRSGSGQREYAESDVPRVRFVQLLYSAGLPSRRIVEILPFLDTGVATAGMIGHLDEEQDRLEQRIAELTAARDRLLELRQVASQSRAGRPAAECLLAAAEVAGR from the coding sequence GTGCGCATCGGCGAACTCGCGGAACGGGCCGGCGTCAGCGTCCGGTCGTTGCGCTACTACGAGCAGCAGGGTCTGGTCCCGGCGGGGCGCAGCGGCAGCGGGCAGCGCGAGTACGCCGAGTCCGACGTCCCGCGGGTCCGGTTCGTGCAGCTGCTGTACTCCGCGGGGCTGCCCAGCCGCAGGATCGTGGAGATCCTGCCGTTCCTGGACACCGGCGTCGCCACGGCGGGGATGATCGGCCACCTGGACGAGGAGCAGGACCGGCTCGAGCAGCGGATCGCCGAGCTGACCGCGGCCCGGGACCGGCTGCTGGAACTGCGGCAGGTCGCGTCCCAGTCCCGCGCGGGGCGGCCGGCGGCGGAGTGCCTGCTCGCGGCCGCCGAGGTCGCCGGGCGGTGA
- a CDS encoding SDR family oxidoreductase, producing the protein MQINGATALVTGTNRGIGRHLAAQLVERGAKVYATARRPDLVDLDGVERLALDITDPVSVAAAARVATDVDLLVNNAGIATGATLLGDLTAAHAEMDTNLWGTLAVVRAFAPVLARNGGGTVVNVASSASWLAVPGATAYAVTKAAVWNMSNALRHELAGQGTSVVSVHLGVADTDMGAGFAFDKTDPADVARATLDGVERDAYEVLADEQTALVKKMLAGEPEELYALLRQLLAS; encoded by the coding sequence GTGCAGATCAACGGAGCCACCGCGCTCGTCACCGGGACCAACCGCGGCATCGGCCGCCACCTCGCCGCCCAGCTCGTCGAACGCGGCGCGAAGGTCTACGCGACCGCCCGCCGCCCCGACCTCGTCGACCTCGACGGCGTCGAACGCCTCGCCCTCGACATCACCGACCCGGTGTCCGTCGCCGCGGCGGCCCGCGTCGCCACCGACGTGGACCTCCTCGTCAACAACGCGGGCATCGCGACCGGCGCCACCCTGCTGGGGGACCTGACCGCCGCCCACGCCGAGATGGACACCAACCTCTGGGGCACCCTCGCCGTGGTCCGCGCGTTCGCGCCCGTCCTGGCGCGCAACGGCGGGGGCACCGTCGTGAACGTCGCCTCCAGCGCCTCCTGGCTGGCGGTCCCCGGCGCCACGGCCTACGCCGTCACGAAGGCCGCCGTCTGGAACATGAGCAACGCCCTGCGGCACGAGCTCGCCGGGCAGGGGACCTCCGTCGTCTCCGTCCACCTCGGCGTCGCCGACACCGACATGGGCGCGGGCTTCGCGTTCGACAAGACCGACCCCGCCGACGTGGCCCGGGCCACCCTGGACGGGGTCGAGCGCGACGCCTACGAGGTCCTCGCCGACGAGCAGACCGCGCTGGTCAAGAAGATGCTCGCCGGGGAACCGGAGGAGCTGTACGCGCTCCTGCGGCAGCTGCTGGCGTCCTGA